GTCAACACCAAATttttgctcgtcagaatttttcaggaacatttctctgttttgtaaaatatcgaaAATACTTTTACAATTCCAAAATCtatgaaattttacgtgggtaactatcaagatGTATACTACATTATGCCAAAAGGGTTTATCAAAATtctttctaggttaagagataaactcgaaactctacagctgacccaaaaattcattttttgctttttcactccacaaataaCATCCATGATTGTTGGGTGCTATAATTAAAGACAAGGAAcgatcaaataaacaaaatttattgatacttatctcctttataatggaagtgatcggatTGACAAACCGGATGAGCTCCCCAGAAAATTGTGCAGACCCATCAaaatcgttcttacccattgttacagatagaaaagactatcgtgttaagattgttgcaactgtcacaataaaatactcaaagaagatgttataaataaatttctgaaacgcttaaataaacactcaatggaatcaccaaacagaggacagagtcacgtgttcaacacgctgtccttaacacaatagttgaccggtacgcctcaagaatgagtgatgcctataccctgtggtcaagtcgtatccaggataaaacttcccgttgcaaatattgttagcactacaatacttgcccactcatacgaactcaacagcagtggcacaaagaataaaaaccacacagagggagaaagacgaaaagaagaggatagtagctcttctggacacaaattgaaATGAAGAAGTCGAATTCTTTTTTATAGGCAAACGGAgagggtgaaatcaatgcacattaatgtgcgaatcaatattgtatgcgaaataatgctgcatgatgtcgacataattttgtCATAAAACATTCAAAAAATGGTAAgaaaaatgtcgacatccatgcacaTAAAGCcgttaagaaaattatttttggttAGAAAATAgattcacccaggtcacacgccccccacatttaagaCAGAATTTTAATTTGATTGTAAAATATTTAAGGAAATTATTTAAAAATCATTTTGTCAAagtgataagtcttggttgatccATGTCCACGGCGTAGGCACGAGCCCGAGCCCTAAGACTAAGTGAAAGCAAAACTATTTCGCCCCACTCGTTCCACCCACATTCTCTTACTAACTATCAATAAAGGAATAGctatatagtggaactcctctttagacataaccaatgtgggactaaaggttctatttcattcactcataagaaaatgagtaagtgcttttagagacccaaaggtcctaagttcaattcccaccaagaccataaaaccaaaaccaaaaccaaaacaataaactcattttctccaacaagttCAAGCACAAGAAGGTTCCAAAGGCATCTGGATCTCCACCGGAGCCGGTTATGCATTCCCCTCCCCGTTTGCTGACCGTGAAGGATCAACAAGACTGGAAAATCCCGCCATGCATATCAAATTGGAAAAATCCAAAAGGTTATACAATTCCACTGGATAAACGTTTTGCTGGAGATGGTAGAGGTCTTCAAGAAGTTAATATTAATGACAATTTTGCAACGTTAGCAGAAGCTTTGCATGTTGCAGAGGATAAGGCTAGAGAAGACGTGGCAATAAGATCAAAGGTTCAGAAGGAAACGTTGTTAATGGAAAAGGAAAGGAAGGAAAAAGAGTTACGGGCCTTGGCACAAAAAGCTCGGTCTGAAAGGAGTATTATGAGTGATGATGGTGAGGTTGTTACAGGAGGAGATTATGGAAAAGATAGGGAAGAAGTATTGAAGAGAGAAAAGATTCACGAGGAGTGAAAGAGGGAAGGGAAGGAGACAGAAGGTTGGAAGTCATGGGGAAGAAGAGTAAGATTACCAGGGATAGAGATAGAGATGTTAGCGAAAAGGTTGCTTTAGGTATGGCTAATACGGGTCGTGGTGGAGAAATCATGTACGATCAAAGACTGTTCAACCAAGACAAAGGAATGGATTCTGGATTTGCAACTGATGATCAATACAACTTGTATGATAAAGGGTTGTTTACAGCACAAGATACTATTTCTACTTTGTACAGGCCAAGGAAAGATACCGCTGATATTGAAATGTAAGGTGGAGGTGGTGCAGATGAGCATCCTACGAAAACAGATAGGTTTAAGCCCGACAAAGGATTTATGGGTGTTTCTGAAAGGGCAGGTCCCAGGGATAAGCCAGTTGAGTTTGATAAAAAAGATGATGATCCGTTCGGGCTGGATAAGTTTTGGGAAGAGGTGAAGGGGAGAACAATGAGGGCAAGTGGTGGTGGATCTTCCCTGGGATAATAGTGATGGTGGCCAgtccggtcgaactcgcattaaGTTTGGAAGAGGTGGACGTTAGAGTTTATGCTCTTAGCACGTACCTTGGTAGTCTGGTTTTTCGTATTTATTAAAGATAAAGATGGGAATGAAATGTTGAGGGATAAAAACTTTCATGTTAATGTTTTAAGTCGAAATGTAACTTTACCTTAAATGATATTTCTACTGTCTGTACATAAGTTCTACTTATCTTTGTCATTTGCACTACTTTTATAGTGGAGGTGGAGTCTAGAGTTTAGGCAATTTCTTATACGTCGTAATTAATAACATCTTTTCGCGGATAGATATCGATTTTTGGATTCTACTGACTGTACTGTGGAAGTAATTGACAAATAATATAGTGGAAAACATGCCAATACTTTGATGTATTGATTGAGAAAAGAAAAGACTTTGTTTgtgcaaaaatccctaatatgcaACATCAGATTTACTCAAAAGAGAAAGTCCTGATACATGATAATTTGCTAAAGCTTAGGCCAAGTAGAAcattcataattttttttctctttgtttttgATGCTTGCAGCAGAGTACGCACTTGATTGGATGTCCAACAAAACAACACCCTGGTGATGAGTAGCAGAAGGGCATGTATATAGTTTGCGAGAACTTTATTGATTCTCGAGGTTATGGTTTAACTTATATGACTGCACGCACGTTACTGATCTAACAACAAAGAAATCACTTATAAAACGGAAAATCACTTTCTTGGACTTTTGATATAAGAGCAGGTACACTAAATGCATCAGCAGACAACCTAAAATTTGCAATATAAATGACCCATGTACTACATGGCATGTAGTGCATCAATCAAGTTCAGAGGTATATTCTTCAGAGTGATGCATATAATTGCATTTCAGAGATATATAGTATGAACTGTGTTCGTTTGGAGCTTTTATGCTTAGATCCTTAATTAAAATGCATTTCAGATTGTGGCCTTATGGCTTTATATTAAGCTTCAATTTACGTAACGCATATCTTCACGTTATGAACTTGCCAATCGCTCCCAGTGTTATTATAATAAGTGTGCTCATAATATAATCATGTGTTATAGCACCAGGACAAAACGAGACAAATTTTATCAGTCGTAATATGAGTAAAGCAACACATAATCAGAGATGAAATTAATAAGAATATCGCGCAATTCATGGGGAACCTCTTCTGGAAGAGATCAGAGTATATGATATAACATCGCTCCTTTGGCCGCTGTTCATAGGTGGGCTACATGTAGTTTTTTGTGGGAATCATAAGGGCCTACTTCGGTCGCTCAATCATCAATAAACTATCGTTAGTCGACATGTAGATCTTTGAATTCTCATTTATGCAATTTGTCTAGTATATGATCATAATTAGATGTATTTACCCCAACAAAGTCATGGTTCATTAATATATAAGCGACCCTGTAATTAGGCGATTAGACTGTTTAAGTTCGTTTATGTTATTAGGGACAAATGATCAATTACACAATGAAAATATATCTTGTTACAAACTGAAGTCCACATATACAACACGTAACTTTTTCCTCAAATGTTGAGATTGAAATCCCAATAAGAATGAAAAAGGCTGGAGGAGCAGTGAGTTATTATGAAAGCTCGTTTCAATATACTCTACTATTGCCGCCGAAAGAAGCAAAAAGAGAAAAATCACAAGAAACTTGAAGAAAAGTACGACCAAGAAGAGAAACAGGTGAATATATAGGCTATATCTACTCCTTGTTCTTTACACATATTCGTGTAATCGTTGTTTATTGAACTCTCTTTCACTTGTCGTGTTTTGTTTCATATGTTAGGACCTTATACACAAACACCATGTAATGCAAGggaattttgttttgtcatgtctACAGGAATACATAAGTTTGGATATTTTCATAGTTGATGAGTGCTGGAAATGGTTTACCTGACTATCCTAGAAATCGGTAAAGCTTCACCAACTGACATATTCGGTTCTTCAAAGAAGTTGAGAAAAGATTGCAAAATTCTTGTCTAGACTTATCAAGCAAGTATGTAGGGTGTTAATTAATTAgtagtatgtttcaatcatttttgtTTGTTCACTGAACCATTCCATTAATtggttatttttgtttgtttgttgatcCTTAATTGCGGGTTTTAGACAATATAATCCATATTAATGTTGTCATTTAGTTTCTGTCATGGATTTACGTACATTTGTTGAAATGGTGTTAATTAGTATGTTATGTCATACTTCCGAACTATCTGTTTCGCATTGGGTTTCTGTTTGGTTGTTATGTCCTGAGAAATTCaggagaaatgcattattgatTAGTTCAGGAGAACAAGCTTGGGAATCCCTATTGCCGTCAAATTTTGGTGACTTAGTTCTCCGCTCAAGTACATGGTTATTTGATGATAGAGGGTTTAGTTTTGCTTTCTGATACGAAGTTTAAGTTTTGCTGTATAATTTGAGTGTTGAAATTTCGGTGTGAAATTTTTGTGGTTCAGCTGAGTTGGTTTAGACCATGTTAAGAACAGCTGGGCATTCAATAATTCGGTAGTATACTGAAGAGATTGAAAGTGGCAAGCAATTCTTTAGTAAAGTCATGTTCTCATACTAACATTTGCATACCAAATTCTGCAGAACATGGGGCTTAAAAAAAGAAGCCAGGACAGACATTGATCTTTCTCATACGcaggaaaaatatcaaaaaaggcaaaaaaatatcaaaaaaatttgGACCATTTCTCGATTTGTGCGTGTTATCCTTGCGCAGGGGCCACGCTAATCTTCTCTGTATCGTTCCAATTTTATCAGATGTTCCCGAAGGGAAGAGCTTGAGTGAGAGCTCTGACTATTTGAACCAATATCTGTGTTATAAACTAAGTAATGTGGGACTAAACCAACAGCCAAATCCCTAGAGTCTCAAAAGGCGCTAGTCATAGTTCCTGGATTCCTTTTCAGGGGCGGTTAAGAGTTCGAATCTCTACAGTTACAAATTTCCATAACTCTGATACAATCTTTCCCAGATCCTTGGATAAGCCTcaacgttttctgtttttctaGCAACTGCAATCTGCAGAATAATCCTGTCAGAATAAAGGGAAAATGGGGAATATGCCCCAAAATCGACTGTCATCTTGGGGATATGTCTCAGGATTCCGGGTTATGGGAATATGCCCCAAACTAACAGTTTCCGTCAAGAATCGTTAAATAGTCTATTTATCGTAAATGTGTTCGAACTTTTTATCCAATTTCTTTAAGAATTTTTCTGTCCGAATATGTTTTCGAACCTTGTAAAGGTGTTAGTATATAATATATGTGTTTTTTAATTCGTATATGTAATCCCAAGTGTATGTGAATTTtgactacttaacagttttggaTGGAATTTTGGACGGGTGGGGCATATTCCCGAAAACTGGAATATTGGGACAATATCCCAAAATGACAGCCGATTTTGGGGCATATCTCCAATGTTCCCCAGAATAAATCACGACTTCAGTGGCATATTCAACACGCCAGCGCCATCTTGAGCCTAGCATACAAAACAAAATGCATGTTGTGACAGGCTGACAGCATAACCGCAGTTGCACTTAAAATTGCTTAACTCATAGAATTGCTTTGAAGTAAGCAAAACTGGAGTAGTTAAAATAAATTTAAACTGCATATTGATATCGAAGAGAATCTTACGGTGAAGTAAGCAAGGTAGGTCACTGCAAGAAAAGGAATGATCAGTGTACTATGCACCAAAAGTGAGATCTATATGCCGTTTTCAGGCAAGAGCAATCACTTAATTCACCATGGTGACCGTACCGCAGGGGCGGACCCAGACCACCAACCGTGCAACTAAAACACAGCTCCTATACAATATATCCCACACACGGAccatattttgaaaacagaaaaaaCAATCCACCCACTGCCCTTACTTTTAAGGTAACAAGTCTCTCTCACTCTCAATTGGTTGTTCATATGCCTTTTGAAAACAGAAAACCTACTCGCCACGTGGTCAAGTGAGATGGCACGAAGTAGACGAACAAATCTCATCAAAGGATCTTTTAACCATCTTCGAGGACAAAGTGTCAGTGATAAGTCAAATCAAATTACTTTTATGAAAATTGGATCTGCGAAATAAGAAAATTCCCTCGTAAAATTAGATCTGCGAAATAAATAACAAGGAGGAATTTTTCGAGGTAATCAGTAAACGAGATAAAGATAACTGAATGAAGGATCAGTCAGCGAAGAAGAGGTTGCGAAGCGAAGTAAATAATAGTCTAGACGAAGATGAATTGCCGACCAAGAAATCAAGACAACTGTACCGACAAGTCACCAGGGTTATCGGCGAAAGAGAGGGGAAAACTTTATTGAAAATGAGTCATGCGAAATAAAAAGTAGAATCACGTGAATTGTGTGACTATCTGCGAAGTAAAAATCAGATGTACTCCACTATTCAGTTTGTCTATAAATAGGAACCTTAGATCATTGTACATGGGGTTGGATAATTTGTAATCAGAGATGTTACGTTGAGAGAGAGTAAGTTAGGGTTCTTGTGAGTTTGCATACttgtattatcatcatcatcatcatcatatgttaataataataagaaatttGGCTTGAGTTTTCATATCATGTCTTAAATTATCCGTTAGAACTAatttgggtgtagttgtgggatttcctgcaactatacaTTCCACCTTTTGAATGTTGCCCTTAGCCTTCCAATTTCGCGCAAGGCAACAAATTGAAACGAATTGAAGTTGGACAACCAAGATTGTAGGTAAGTGAACACGTAAATACAAATGCGAAGAAGGTACGAAATGCGCATAATATCCATACTATCAATTACATCGAAATATAACAAATATATATAGAATCATGATAACAAATAATACTAATAAGCCACCCTTGCTCAGAAGATGATTATCTATGGCCCTAAGTGGAAAAGACGGTAAAGTTGGACAACATCTTCATAAAGAAAATTTGGTAGCTCGTAGTTCTCTTGAACATGAGGATTCATCTTCTTGCATTCTCCAAGTTTCGCTAAACAGTCCGcaactttgtttctttttctttaggcAGCAGACAATGTAAACTGAGCGTAAGAAAAAATTTCTAATTCAAAAAGACGGTTGATTATCTTTTTAATGTAGTGTAGCACAAATAAAGAAATAGTAAACTAGTTGCTAGGGTTGTAAGATAaatttaagtttcgtcagaaacttaatagaaaactgattctaggatcaaTATTCTAAATGTAAAGATTGATAATcaattttgataataataataataataagatgtgTTCTTGTAAACAAGAgacctagcctttatataggcttacaAGAAACGATTAAAGGAAAGAGTTTTACGTAAACTAGAAAAGGAAACACTTGCAAAACAAATGAACTTAAATAGAGGAAAGGGATCAACTGTTAGAGTTGATACGCACGAGGGATCAACTTTTACAATTGATACAACATAAAaggatcaacaaccattgttgatacagagaaagatATACTACATCggtccccccttcttgaaagaaaacTCGCCCTCGAGTTAATGAATAgaaagaacttcattctctccatgaAAAGTAAAAATTTCTTGCACATTGAATATATTAGAGATGTTCCAATTTGATGGAAAATCAGTAACATATGTATTATCACTGATTTCTTGAATattccatatttcttcatcttggtcttgtTGTAAGTACCAGTAGGAAACCTTTCTTTTCTCAGATGAATTAAAACCAATTTTCCTTCATAAAAAGTCTTAAGCCTTCTATGTTGATTTTCATCCTCTTTGTACTTGTTATTAGATTCTTCAAGCTTGGACTTAACTTCTTGATGTATGAGTGAAGCTTTTTCAACAAAGTTATATGTCTTAGCGTTTGATTTACGCAGCTTGGGAAGCACCACCAAATCCAAAATATGATTAGGAACTTTAGAATAAACAATTTCAAAAGGTGTCTTACCTGTAGTTCTATTGACTGAAGTATTATAAGCAAATTCCATGTTTGGGAGAAAATTATCCCATTGCTTCTCTTTTCCTCCAATAACTTTGTCTCTAATCAGATTTCCCAAAGATCGATTTACTATTTCAGTTTTTCCATCCGTTTGAGGGTGAGCAGTTGTACTATATTGAAGTTTAGTTCCCAACCGCATCCATAAAGACTTCCAAAAGTAGCTCAAAAACTTAGTCTCGGTCAGAAGTAATTGTCTTTGTAATTCCATAACGTACTActtatttgaaaaataaataagcaacATTGGAGGCATCCGTTGTTTTCTTGCATGCGATGAAATGGGACATTTTAgagtgacaatcaacaaccaccataATGGGATCATTCCCCCTTGTAGTTCGTGGTAAACCAAATACAAAATCCATGTTAATATCCACCCAAGGAGCAACAGGAATTGGAAGTGGAGTATATAAACCTGTGTTTTGAATATTCCCTTTGGACTGTTGGCAAACCATACATTTTTGTACGTACCTTTGAACGTCCCTTTTAAGAGATGGCCAGAAATAACGTTCTTCAACCAAAGCTATAgttttatcacgtccaaaatgtccTCTCAGGCCACTTCCATGTAATTCTTGGATTAAATGAAGTCGTAAAGAACATTGTGGCATACATAAACGATTTCCCTTAAAAAGAAAACCAtcttgaatgagaaaatcatcaacactgcctgttgaagaaccacacttttcccagagtgtctgaaattcttTGTCTTCACGATACAAATCTTTCAAGAAATCAAAGGCTAAACTCTGATGTTTAAGAGTAACTAGAAGATGATCTATCCTACTCAAAGCATTCGCAACTTGATTAAGTTTTCCACTTTGATGTTTAATTGATAGTAGATAACCACCTATCATGCATCCTATTCACCTTTGctgaagttttcaaaaacttGAGAGCTTGATTATCAGTGTTGACGACAAACTCACTGTGAATAAGATAAGGATGCCGATTCTTAAGAGCTTGAACTAAAGCAATTAATTCTAACTCATAGGTAGACCATTTCTTTCTTGTATCTGAATTATTTTCACTATAGTATGCAATTGGATGTCCTTCTTGAGATAACACAACACCGATACCAACTACTGAAGCATCACAATGAATCTCAAAAGGTTTATCAAAATTTGGCATGGCAAGAACAGGTACGCTACACAACTTTTCTTTGAGAAGATTAAATCTCTTATCTGCTTCTTCAGTCCATGCAAAAGTATCATGCTTCAAACAATCTGTCAAACCAGCTGCAATAGTGCTAAAATTTCTCATAAATCTTCTATAGAAAGATGCGAGACCATGAAAACTGCGCACTTCACGTATAAATGTTGGAGAAGGCCAATCAAAAATTTCTTTGATCTTAAAATTATCCACAGAAATACCAGTATCTGACACAACATATCCTAAGAAAGTGACTTTGTTTGTAAAGAATGTGCACTTCTTCAAGTTCACATACAAAACATTGTCTTGTAATGCCTTAAACACTTGagataaatgtgaaatatgttcttcttcatttttgctaaaaatcaatatgtcatcaaaatagacaatgaCAAACTTTCCAAGAAAAGGTTGCAGAACTTGGTTCATTAGACGCATAAATGTGCTGGGTGCATTAGATAGACCAAAAGGAATGACTAACCACTCATACAAACCTTCCTTTGTCTTGAAAGCTGTTTTCCATTCATCACCTTCTCGAATACGTATTTGATGATATCCACTACGTAAATCAAGCTTTGTAAACACTTTAGCACCCGAAATCATatctatcatgtcatcaattcttGGTATGGGAAACCTATATGGTATAGTAACTCTGTTTAACGCTCTACAGTTTATACACATACGATGTCCATCATCCTTTTTGTATACTAAAAAGGCTGGACTAGCACAAGGACTTTTGCTAAGTCTTATCAAACCTTTTTGTAACAAATCATCAACCTGAccttgtaatatctcatgctcttTGGGACTTAACCTATAATGAGGTTGATTAGGAATAGAAGTTCCAGGAATGAAGTCTATTTGATGTTGTAAATCTCTAAGTGGAGGTAAAACATTTGGTAACTCAGCATGAAATAAGTCACTAAAAGAAGACAATAAAGGTTATACCTTGTATGGAATATCCACCATAGGTTTAGCAACTTCATGAAAGCTCAAAGAATGAGTGTGATGCAAAGAATGAACAATAGTAGCAACCAAGGCAATGATCTTCTTGTctgttggtgttagagcattggtcggtcgaactcgcgtgttgttgctatatcaagcatgtttgtcaatatgagtgatcaaaactatatgtctcgATTTCTAGTATGCTTATGACTAAGTCGCGGTCTAAGATAGTTAgaaatagttgagctccagactccatggcgattatcttgcaaagacgaagaactactcaaggaaccggtggaacttcatctgactaaaaggtatgtggagacttgaactcatcttgtcactaaaaagtctatctactctatctcatactcttgagacaatagtcgtataagtatgatagtttttatacatacacatttgctatttcgagtcgagtttacttgcctatctttttctcaaaatacgtGTTGTAAGCTTTTGccttaaccatcttcatctttacctgtggtgaaagtcatgatgacgtttcaatcttgaaaatagctttgatgacgatagtcgattcgttatgtctaacgactattataatataatagaagaatgtttcaatgattgaaatgtagagttgagaatatgtaaccacctatggatgtaagcatttagtgtgttcgcacatttgtgtataaatccatgtgccggaaaccaagtgcgtgcatatgtgtgcatgcggtattggttaaggagacaggttgggtgtgcgtacccgtacacatactggtggaagttcacgtccgtgaaattctgctgggtttgaagtttacgaactcaaaaaccagtcaccttaggtacgtgtgcccatacgcgtactggcgtaactttttcacccgaaaaagtctgttgagtttggaaattaaaaccaactcaaaatccggtagcctaGGTACGCAtaaccgtacgcgtacccaagatggttatttctcaaatcggtagttcatggacttaaaacaataaattataaggaatgcaatctttacaaaccgtgggtatattgttcacgaattgattcaaatgaatcaaaccgattttgtttcaattgtgtctatgtataaagacctaagcaattgaacaactcttgaactagttattatgagtcatttgaactagttgtgagaaagatgaatacggttgatatgaaaccactcatatggataaccattggtcaaccatttgtgaaccaaccaatgtacacgtttaggtacggttactcacacCTAAATGAATacctttcatttgtgtgtgacaagataagtatcgatctaacagttgaaagatattagcttgaataaatcaggtttttcatctaacagtgaatatagaatgctttgttaccaaggtaacctagattgcaaaccctgatttgaaaactatataaggagagtcTAGaaactatgcaaaactaatccccacacctcctgtgtgatactagttggtttgctagagtcgattctcctttagtcgtaggtttctc
This genomic stretch from Papaver somniferum cultivar HN1 chromosome 5, ASM357369v1, whole genome shotgun sequence harbors:
- the LOC113280615 gene encoding SNW/SKI-interacting protein A-like, which produces MGKKSKITRDRDRDVSEKVALGMANTGRGGEIMYDQRLFNQDKGMDSGFATDDQYNLYDKGLFTAQDTISTLYRPRKDTADIEMAGPRDKPVEFDKKDDDPFGLDKFWEEVKGRTMRASGGGSSLG